One window of the Zea mays cultivar B73 chromosome 3, Zm-B73-REFERENCE-NAM-5.0, whole genome shotgun sequence genome contains the following:
- the LOC100280818 gene encoding NHL25, which translates to MMMHGNGHGHGRVHPASSSSDFSGEMNQSAVSDPSSSPLYSFHFEKPVPPPPPAGTYVVQVPKDKVFRVPPPENARLFDHYTRRARRRRRGSCSCACLLVGAAVALAAALAGVLACLVLGPKPPAYAVQALAVSGLVNASSSPAALSPGFDATVRADNRNGRLGVRYEGGRGRVSVSYGGALLADGAWPALYQAPRNVTVVVARARGSGVRLSRSVRGQLAAAERLRSVPFDMDVDVPVRLQLGVVRTWAVPLRARCTVAVDRLAADARVVSNSCDVKVRLLSWWRN; encoded by the coding sequence ATGATGATGCACGGGAACGGGCACGGGCACGGCCGTGTCCACCCGGCGTCCTCCAGCTCCGACTTCTCCGGCGAGATGAACCAGTCGGCCGTGTCCGACCCCTCCTCCAGCCCGCTCTACAGCTTCCACTTCGAGAAGCCcgtcccgccgccgccgcccgcagGCACGTACGTGGTGCAGGTGCCCAAGGACAAGGTCTTCCGCGTCCCGCCGCCCGAGAACGCGCGCCTCTTCGACCACTACACGCGCCGCGccaggcgccgccgccgcggcagCTGCTCCTGCGCGTGCCTGCTCGTCGGAGCCGCAGTCGCGCTCGCCGCCGCCCTCGCCGGCGTCCTCGCGTGCCTGGTCCTCGGGCCGAAGCCGCCGGCGTACGCGGTCCAGGCGCTGGCCGTCTCCGGTCTCGTCAACGCCTCCTCCTCCCCGGCCGCGCTCTCGCCGGGGTTCGACGCGACCGTGCGCGCCGACAACCGCAACGGCAGGCTCGGCGTGCGGTACGAGGGGGGCCGGGGCCGCGTCTCCGTGTCGTACGGCGGCGCGCTCCTGGCCGACGGCGCGTGGCCGGCGCTCTACCAGGCTCCCCGGAACGTGACGGTGGTCGTGGCGAGGGCGAGGGGGTCCGGGGTACGGCTGTCGCGGAGCGTGCGAGGGCAGTTGGCCGCGGCGGAACGGCTCCGGTCGGTGCCGTTCGACATGGACGTCGACGTGCCCGTGCGCCTCCAGCTCGGCGTGGTCAGGACGTGGGCCGTGCCGCTGCGGGCGCGCTGCACCGTGGCGGTCGACAGGCTCGCGGCCGACGCCAGGGTGGTGTCCAACTCGTGCGACGTCAAGGTGCGCCTCCTGTCGTGGTGGAGGAACTGA
- the LOC109944880 gene encoding uncharacterized protein: MALVAKQAPLCFKKVLRLSIRKGYRFVSEHPILFGFGVLLYLFYRSSPRLFVFLLSSSPVIICTALLLGILLSYGEVNLHEASKDHRDTPEVSTSMAGNSSSDVHFEANQRPSVLEFRENASNFKERETKQKVSFRERASEHVDLDDYIPLLKRAGEEDERGDRGNISRTLTPFPSMVNLRQESVIGEDLTFTKKRQSEGSFFMQDRADCQTSLFDEACRSGLNDKDIPFGLFSSSENVNKNAEMEEKLNQQRVYVDSAAIKERDISEAMTTEELAGTSKQAASVPIDQSENNGRLNVDTSNVFEDNLLDSSLGSPWARVSSQDGSSGFDSDETESSPDASMTDIAPVLDEIDPLLRADSNRPDPVPNDDSDTDSHVSEDHQIDDDSNDEGDDIDAKDNVEGEKENDGKEAAFLWTADDEKNLMDLGYSEIERNRRLEILMARRRSRKNMTFEIDNNLIDVHSAGSGRSLDDLSRFRAQVPPIAVPRRNPFDLPYDSEEAAIPGSAPSILHARKNPFDLPLEQSNDSVVVHAHDILNSGEPATSPRRDMIFRRHESFNFGRMDVIQEKRFSRLKPYFVPETVEWNASNFQRQFSGKSESKMSSVTESDIASSVADQEDHKDQDEKDLADVGSECSDGINSIDVELDHSDIDDREIALQHFVFERAQEREAHLVSTKGKGCEEDYAPESTGSSTMPFHAVPDLLSWEDGDGDNSLGAKPSFQLNTEVKCSEWVSSSRPPVEGESDSGDLLEYLDIEVASSSNTAILGANNAAEKGGNVDLMSYSNDEIPLDNLIHRSMELPSEFVIETLPVISRDLHPIPEERVAENFNVQENHEAAIFTDSVVALTGLHVIEEHFDDGTDRTLCSEVVSSYPRANGVTQSPSSEHAEILNPFVLMAAEHNKVDISDMHGEATAGYLLDSDDEAGKIYPEPMEGSGIDESFLSELDVVGDFGVEPMRLDQQVTDQASHGDNTTDSVTADSVISPQTSDNVSLTMSEVGAEESREQSPLADDLNGSEFGYSFGASHDDPEQTVYNPRRRILEASPYEAMIMNVEMKLPHGESEVPADDTPSPATLAAGSSEPEATINELATTTADPDITVLDAKSLEDIETAFRLVSDGVVSEATMGTETLQISGADAAEPKGAAGELHVIDAKSVDDIHAAFQKHFDAIVNSSLEENEDKDRHVEMAESMKPDQLTEAIHAESQHNLGDAREALPAEEGTSDMSTSEAESHNNIGAASDKVSDSSAKNTAQAVVLEVSSEREEESEQQ, from the exons ATGGCCCTTGTGGCAAAACAAGCTCCTCTGTGTTTCAAGAAAGTTTTGAGGTTATCCATTAGAAAAGGCTATAGATTTGTTTCAGAACACCCTATCCTTTTCGGTTTTGGTGTTTTGCTCTATCTATTCTACAGATCTTCACCAAGGCTCTTTGTGTTCCTGCTTTCTTCTTCACCTGTAATTATATGCACTGCTCTTCTTCTTGGAATCCTACTGAGTTATGGAGAAGTTAATCTTCATGAGGCCAGTAAAGATCATAGGGACACTCCAGAAGTTTCAACTTCCATGGCTGGAAATTCGTCCAGTGATGTCCACTTTGAAGCAAATCAGAGACCTTCTGTACTTGAATTTAGGGAGAATGCATCAAACTTCAAAGAGAGGGAAACCAAACAGAAAGTTTCCTTCAGAGAGAGGGCTAGCGAGCATGTTGACCTTGATGATTATATCCCTCTTCTGAAGAGAGCTGGTGAAGAAGATGAGAGAGGTGATCGGGGTAACATATCTAGAACACTTACACCATTTCCTTCTATGGTCAATCTTCGCCAAGAGTCTGTGATAGGGGAGGACTTGACCTTCACCAAGAAAAGGCAATCGGAAGGTTCTTTTTTCATGCAGGATAGGGCCGACTGTCAGACTAGCCTATTTGATGAGGCCTGTCGGAGTGGTCTCAATGACAAAGATATACCTTTTGGTTTGTTTTCTTCTAGTGAGAATGTTAATAAGAATGCTGAGATGGAAGAAAAACTTAATCAACAGAGAGTATATGTAGATTCAGCAGCTATCAAAGAGAGAGATATTTCTGAAGCGATGACAACCGAAGAGCTTGCTGGAACTAGCAAACAAGCTGCTTCTGTCCCTATTGACCAATCGGAAAACAATGGCAGACTTAATGTTGATACTAGCAATGTTTTTGAGGACAATTTGCTTGATTCCTCTCTTGGCTCACCATGGGCAAGAGTTAGCAGTCAAGATGGTTCATCTGGTTTTGATTCTGATGAAACTGAGAGTTCTCCTGATGCTTCCATGACTGACATTGCTCCCGTTCTTGATGAGATTGATCCACTTTTGCGTGCTGATTCCAATCGCCCTGATCCTGTTCCTAATGATGATTCAGACACAGATTCTCATGTCTCAGAGGATCATCAAATTGACGATGATAGTAATGATGAGGGTGATGACATTGATGCTAAAGATAATGTTGAGGGGGAGAAGGAAAATGATGGGAAGGAAGCTGCATTTCTTTGGACTGCAGATGATGAAAAGAATCTGATGGATCTTGGATATTCTGAGATAGAAAGGAACCGCAGGTTGGAAATTTTGATGGCTAGACGAAGATCGAGGAAGAACATGACATTTGAAATCGATAACAACTTGATAGATGTTCATAGTGCTGGCTCTGGTAGAAGTTTAGATGATTTGTCACGCTTCCGTGCACAGGTACCTCCTATTGCAGTGCCAAGGAGGAACCCTTTTGACCTTCCATATGATTCTGAAGAAGCAGCAATTCCTGGCTCAGCTCCTTCAATACTGCATGCACGGAAGAACCCGTTTGACCTTCCCCTTGAACAGTCAAATGATAGTGTTGTCGTCCATGCACATGATATTTTAAACTCTGGAGAACCTGCGACTTCTCCTCGTCGTGACATGATCTTCAGAAGACATGAAAGCTTCAACTTTGGAAGGATGGATGTGATCCAGGAGAAGCGTTTTTCTAGACTGAAGCCATATTTTGTTCCTGAAACTGTGGAATGGAATGCAAGCAATTTCCAAAGACAGTTCAGTGGTAAGTCTGAGTCTAAGATGAGCTCTGTTACTGAATCTGATATTGCTTCTTCAGTTGCTGATCAGGAGGATCATAAGGACCAAGATGAAAAGGACCTTGCAGATGTTGGAAGTGAATGCTCAGATGGTATCAACTCCATAGATGTTGAACTAGACCACAGTGACATCGATGACCGTGAGATTGCTCTACAGCACTTTGTCTTTGAAAGAGCACAAGAAAGGGAAGCACATCTTGTTTCAACTAAAGGAAAAGGATGTGAAGAAGATTATGCACCAGAATCAACTGGGAGTTCAACGATGCCATTTCATGCAGTCCCTGACCTGCTTAGCTGGGAAGATGGAGATG GTGACAACAGCCTTGGTGCTAAACCTTCTTTCCAACTTAACACAGAAGTTAAATGCTCAGAATGGGTTTCTTCTTCCAGGCCACCTGTGGAGGGCGAATCTGATTCTGGGGATCTTCTAGAGTACCTTGACATTGAAGTTGCATCAAGCTCAAACACAGCCATACTTGGTGCAAACAATGCAGCTGAGAAAGGTGGAAATGTTGATCTCATGTCATATTCAAACGACGAAATTCCTTTAGATAACCTGATTCATCGGTCTATGGAGCTGCCTTCTGAATTTGTCATTGAAACATTGCCGGTCATATCTAGGGACCTACACCCTATCCCAGAGGAGAGAGTTGCTGAGAACTTCAACGTGCAAGAAAATCATGAAGCAGCAATTTTTACTGATTCAGTTGTTGCCTTGACTGGGTTGCATGTAATTGAGGAGCACTTTGATGATGGAACTGACAGAACTCTATGCTCTGAAGTTGTTTCCTCATATCCTCGAGCTAATGGTGTCACCCAATCTCCATCAAGTGAACATGCAGAAATCTTGAATCCCTTTGTTTTGATGGCTGCTGAACATAATAAGGTGGATATAAGCGACATGCATGGCGAAGCAACTGCCGGATATCTACTTGATTCTGATGATGAGGCTGGTAAAATCTATCCTGAGCCTATGGAAGGCAGTGGAATTGATGAAAGTTTCCTGTCTGAATTGGATGTGGTGGGAGACTTTGGAGTTGAACCGATGAGACTGGACCAGCAGGTGACAGATCAGGCTTCTCATGGTGATAACACTACCGATAGTGTTACTGCAGATTCTGTTATTAGTCCTCAGACATCTGACAATGTCTCCTTGACCATGTCGGAAGTTGGTGCTGAAGAATCCAGGGAGCAGTCTCCATTGGCTGATGACCTAAATGGCTCCGAATTTGGCTATTCGTTTGGAGCATCTCATGATGACCCTGAGCAGACTGTCTACAATCCTCGGAGACGGATCCTTGAAGCAAGCCCCTATGAAGCAATGATAATGAATGTGGAGATGAAACTACCACATGGTGAGTCAGAAGTGCCTGCTGATGATACACCATCACCAGCGACCTTAGCAGCTGGATCAAGTGAGCCAGAGGCCACTATCAATGAGTTAGCGACAACTACAGCTGATCCTGATATTACTGTTCTAGATGCAAAATCTCTGGAGGATATTGAGACTGCCTTTAGGCTGGTTAGTGATGGTGTGGTCTCTGAGGCCACCATGGGTACTGAAACTTTGCAGATCTCAGGTGCTGATGCTGCAGAGCCCAAAGGGGCTGCTGGAGAGCTGCATGTCATTGATGCGAAATCTGTGGACGACATACATGCTGCTTTCCAGAAGCACTTTGATGCTATTGTCAATAGTTCCTTGGAAGAAAATGAAGACAAGGATAGGCATGTAGAGATGGCAGAATCCATGAAGCCTGATCAACTTACTGAAGCAATACATGCCGAAAGTCAGCACAACTTGGGAGATGCTAGGGAGGCTTTACCAGCGGAGGAGGGTACAAGCGATATGAGTACTAGCGAAGCAGAGAGTCACAACAACATTGGTGCAGCATCCGATAAGGTCTCCGATAGCAGTGCCAAGAATACTGCGCAGGCAGTGGTGTTGGAGGTTTCTAGTGAAAGAGAAGAGGAAAGTGAACAGCAGTGA